The following are from one region of the Microbacterium sp. BK668 genome:
- the gmk gene encoding guanylate kinase, producing the protein MADAQHPPEVDRVAASRRAVAARRARASLKKDVTMRVITPQELLRRAFADPASPAGTMRVTEFLTSIPAIGEGKRDRILDRLGISPVKRLGGLGARQRRALSAFLDERWPELKPREGRSRLVVLAGPTAVGKGTVAARIAQEHPEIHLSVSATTRAPRPGEVDGRHYYFVDDAEFDRLVRDGELLEHATVHNRFRYGTPRAPIEAALAEGKTVLLEIDLQGARQVRAAESTATLVFLLPPSWDELVQRLVGRGTEGAEERARRLRTAKIELAAQGEFDFRVVNDDVGRAAEEVVSLTR; encoded by the coding sequence GTGGCTGACGCGCAGCACCCGCCCGAGGTCGACCGGGTCGCGGCGTCCCGGCGCGCCGTCGCCGCCCGGCGTGCGCGCGCGTCGCTCAAGAAGGACGTCACGATGCGCGTCATCACGCCGCAGGAGCTGCTGCGGCGCGCGTTCGCCGATCCCGCTTCGCCTGCGGGGACGATGCGCGTGACCGAGTTCCTCACGAGCATCCCCGCGATCGGCGAGGGCAAGCGCGACCGCATCCTCGACCGGCTGGGCATCTCGCCGGTCAAGCGACTCGGCGGTCTCGGAGCACGCCAGCGGCGAGCGCTGTCGGCCTTCCTCGACGAGCGCTGGCCCGAGCTGAAGCCGCGCGAGGGGCGGAGCCGCCTCGTCGTCCTGGCAGGACCCACCGCCGTGGGCAAAGGCACGGTGGCGGCCCGGATCGCACAGGAGCACCCCGAGATCCACCTGTCCGTCTCCGCCACGACGCGGGCGCCCCGCCCGGGCGAAGTCGACGGACGCCACTACTACTTCGTCGACGACGCCGAGTTCGACCGCCTCGTCCGGGACGGCGAGCTGCTGGAGCACGCGACGGTGCACAACCGCTTCCGGTACGGCACGCCCCGCGCACCGATCGAGGCCGCGCTGGCGGAGGGCAAGACGGTGCTGCTCGAGATCGACCTGCAGGGTGCGCGCCAGGTGCGCGCCGCCGAGTCCACGGCGACCCTCGTGTTCCTCCTCCCGCCCAGCTGGGACGAGCTGGTGCAGCGGCTGGTCGGCCGGGGGACCGAGGGCGCGGAAGAGCGCGCCCGGCGCCTGCGCACCGCGAAGATCGAGCTCGCCGCGCAGGGCGAGTTCGACTTCCGCGTCGTCAACGACGACGTCGGCCGGGCCGCCGAAGAGGTCGTGTCGCTCACGCGGTAG
- the metK gene encoding methionine adenosyltransferase: MTELRLFTSESVTEGHPDKICDQISDSILDGILAEDPAGRVAVETLVTTGLVHVAGEVSTRAYVEIPAIVRDVVNRIGYTSSETGFDGDSCGVSVSIGAQSSDIAAGVNKAFERREDGSEDPHDLQGAGDQGIMFGYATRETPQLMPMAIWTAHRIAERLTETRRSGILPFLRPDGKTQVTLGYDGNAPKTIESVVLSTQHHPDISQDELRALVRAEVIEPVLAQTGLDFPDVKYYINPAGPFVTGGPKGDAGLTGRKIIIDTYGGAARHGGGAFSGKDPSKVDRSAAYAMRWVAKNAVAAGLADRLEVQVAYAIGKAKPVGLYVESFGSGHVADEAITRAIRSVFDLRPKAIIDDLDLLRPIYAQTAAYGHFGRELPDFTWERTDRVEELRAAAGL, from the coding sequence ATGACCGAGCTGCGCCTGTTCACCTCCGAGTCCGTCACCGAGGGCCATCCCGACAAGATCTGCGACCAGATCTCCGACAGCATCCTCGACGGGATCCTCGCCGAGGACCCCGCCGGCCGCGTCGCCGTCGAGACGCTCGTCACGACGGGCCTCGTGCACGTCGCGGGCGAGGTCTCCACGCGCGCGTACGTCGAGATCCCCGCGATCGTCCGCGACGTGGTCAACCGCATCGGCTACACGTCGAGCGAGACCGGCTTCGACGGCGATTCCTGCGGCGTGAGCGTCTCGATCGGCGCGCAGTCCTCCGACATCGCGGCGGGCGTCAACAAGGCCTTCGAGCGGCGCGAGGACGGATCGGAGGATCCGCACGACCTGCAGGGCGCGGGGGACCAGGGCATCATGTTCGGCTACGCCACGCGCGAGACGCCGCAGCTCATGCCGATGGCGATCTGGACGGCGCATCGCATCGCCGAGAGACTCACCGAGACGCGGAGGTCGGGGATCCTGCCGTTCCTGCGCCCCGACGGCAAGACGCAGGTGACGCTCGGCTACGACGGGAACGCGCCGAAGACCATCGAGTCCGTCGTCCTGTCGACCCAGCACCATCCCGACATCTCGCAGGACGAACTGCGCGCCCTCGTGCGCGCCGAGGTCATCGAGCCCGTGCTGGCGCAGACCGGGCTCGACTTCCCGGACGTCAAGTACTACATCAACCCGGCCGGCCCCTTCGTGACGGGCGGGCCGAAGGGCGACGCGGGCCTGACGGGCCGCAAGATCATCATCGACACCTACGGGGGTGCGGCGCGCCACGGCGGCGGCGCCTTCAGCGGGAAGGACCCGTCCAAGGTCGACCGGTCGGCGGCCTACGCCATGCGCTGGGTCGCGAAGAACGCGGTTGCGGCGGGCCTGGCCGACCGCCTGGAGGTGCAGGTCGCGTACGCGATCGGGAAGGCGAAGCCCGTCGGACTGTACGTCGAGTCGTTCGGGTCCGGGCATGTCGCCGACGAGGCGATCACGAGGGCCATCCGCAGCGTCTTCGACCTGCGGCCCAAGGCGATCATCGACGACCTCGATCTCCTTCGGCCGATCTACGCGCAGACGGCCGCCTACGGGCACTTCGGGCGTGAGCTGCCGGACTTCACGTGGGAGCGCACCGACCGCGTCGAGGAGCTCCGCGCGGCCGCCGGGCTCTGA
- the pyrF gene encoding orotidine-5'-phosphate decarboxylase, producing MTGFGARLATALTQYGPLCVGIDPHAHLLEEWGLDASAAGAREFGLRVVDAAAGRVGVVKPQVAFFERFGSAGFAALEDVLAAGRSAGLLVIADAKRGDIGTTMDGYASAWLEAGSPLEADALTVSPYLGPESLRATLTLAVRSGKGVFVLAATSNAEAAALQTAQTADVAAADGETVAARVARDIAWVNGSTAFEGGLGPIGLVVGATVDRHEFGLTDEVLRGAPILAPGFGAQGAEPADLERLFGALTPNVVASESRSILSSGPAGLADRIEERAALYQEGHRG from the coding sequence GTGACCGGCTTCGGGGCGCGGCTCGCCACCGCCCTGACGCAGTACGGCCCCCTGTGCGTCGGGATCGATCCGCATGCGCATCTGCTCGAGGAGTGGGGTCTGGATGCCTCGGCAGCCGGCGCGCGGGAGTTCGGCCTGCGCGTCGTCGACGCCGCGGCCGGGCGCGTCGGCGTCGTCAAGCCCCAGGTCGCGTTCTTCGAGCGCTTCGGCTCGGCCGGATTCGCGGCCCTCGAGGACGTGCTCGCCGCAGGACGCTCGGCCGGGCTCCTGGTGATCGCCGATGCGAAGCGCGGCGACATCGGCACGACGATGGACGGCTACGCCTCGGCGTGGCTCGAGGCGGGTTCGCCCCTCGAGGCCGATGCTCTGACGGTGAGCCCCTACCTCGGACCCGAGTCGCTGCGCGCGACGCTGACGCTCGCCGTTCGCAGCGGGAAGGGCGTCTTCGTCCTCGCTGCGACGAGCAACGCCGAGGCCGCGGCCCTCCAGACCGCACAGACCGCGGATGTCGCCGCCGCCGACGGCGAGACGGTCGCCGCCCGCGTCGCCCGCGACATCGCCTGGGTCAACGGATCGACGGCCTTCGAGGGCGGCCTGGGGCCGATCGGCCTCGTCGTTGGTGCGACGGTCGACCGGCACGAGTTCGGTCTGACCGACGAAGTCCTGCGCGGCGCGCCGATCCTCGCGCCGGGCTTCGGCGCGCAGGGCGCCGAGCCCGCCGACCTCGAGCGACTGTTCGGCGCGCTGACGCCGAACGTCGTCGCGAGCGAGAGCCGCAGCATCCTGTCCTCCGGTCCCGCCGGTCTCGCGGACCGGATCGAGGAGCGCGCCGCGCTCTACCAGGAGGGCCACCGTGGCTGA
- the rpoZ gene encoding DNA-directed RNA polymerase subunit omega, producing the protein MAGTNQGIIDPPIDNLLDKVDSKYQLVIYAAKRARQINDYYSDLHEGNLFDNVGPLVDSTVEDKPLTIALHEIHEDKLRLRHAE; encoded by the coding sequence ATGGCCGGAACGAACCAGGGCATCATCGACCCGCCCATCGACAACCTGCTCGACAAGGTCGACTCCAAGTACCAGCTCGTCATCTACGCGGCCAAGCGCGCGCGTCAGATCAACGACTACTACTCGGACCTCCACGAGGGGAACCTGTTCGACAACGTGGGCCCGCTCGTCGACTCGACCGTCGAGGACAAGCCGCTCACGATCGCCCTCCACGAGATCCACGAGGACAAGCTCCGCCTCCGCCACGCCGAGTGA
- the carB gene encoding carbamoyl-phosphate synthase large subunit — protein sequence MPKRDDIKSVLVIGSGPIVIGQACEFDYSGTQACRVLREEGVRVILVNSNPATIMTDPDFADATYIEPITPAVIETIIAKEKPDAILPTLGGQTALNAAMALDKQGILAKYDVELIGAKVDAIEKGEDRQIFKQLVLDAGADVAASVICHSMDDLLAGAEKLGYPLVVRPSFTMGGLGSGFAYDEADLRRIGGAGLHDSPTNEVLLEESILGWKEYELELMRDTADNTVVVCSIENVDPVGVHTGDSITVAPALTLTDREYQKLRDIGIDIIRAVGVDTGGCNIQFAVDPATGRIIVIEMNPRVSRSSALASKATGFPIAKIAAKLAIGYRLDEIPNDITKVTPASFEPTLDYIVVKVPRFNFEKFPAADTTLTTTMKSVGEAMAIGRNYTTALQKALRSLEKRGSSFHWSDESRSVDELLEVAKTPTDGRIIAVQQALRFGATAEQVFEATKIDPWFIDQIVLINEVAAFVKDAGELDAATLRIAKEHGFSDAQIAQLRGDSEQEVRGVRHGFGIRPVFKTVDTCAGEFPALTPYHYSSYDFETEVTPSDRTKVVIIGSGPNRIGQGVEFDYSCVHASFALSDAGYETVMVNCNPETVSTDYDTSDRLYFEPLTLEDVLEVLHAEAQSGEILGVICQLGGQTPLGLAKGIEEAGYRILGTSPAAIELAEERELFSRLLDRAGLVAPRNGTAVDEAGAIAVAEEIGYPVLVRPSFVLGGRGMEIVYSTEALRDYFVRIADQAIIGPGLPLLVDRFLDDAVEIDVDALYDGTELYIGGVMEHLEEAGIHSGDSSCTLPPISLGRTEIDRVREATHAIAEGVGVRGLLNVQFAVSAGVLYVIEANPRASRTVPFVSKALGIPLAKAASRIMAGATIAELKAEGVLPDVDGSRVPLDAPVAVKEAVLPFKRFRTKEGLMVDSVLGPEMRSTGEVMGIDRDFPTAFAKSQEAAYGGMPLEGRVFISVADDDKRAVILPAHRLQELGFDLVATEGTAEILARNGIAVEVVSKYSETQESGDTNIVDLINAGEIDMIVNTPSGGAARADGYEIRAAAVAADKALFTTMAVLGAAVSALPVLREGFDVKSLQEYAVERAARL from the coding sequence ATGCCTAAGCGCGACGACATCAAGAGCGTCCTCGTCATCGGGTCGGGCCCGATCGTCATCGGCCAGGCGTGCGAGTTCGACTACTCGGGCACCCAGGCGTGCCGCGTCCTCCGCGAGGAGGGCGTGCGCGTCATCCTCGTGAACTCCAACCCCGCCACGATCATGACCGATCCCGACTTCGCAGACGCGACCTACATCGAGCCCATCACGCCCGCCGTGATCGAGACGATCATCGCGAAGGAGAAGCCCGACGCGATCCTCCCCACGCTCGGCGGCCAGACGGCGCTCAACGCCGCGATGGCGCTCGACAAGCAGGGCATCCTCGCCAAGTACGACGTCGAGCTCATCGGTGCGAAGGTCGACGCGATCGAGAAGGGCGAGGACCGCCAGATCTTCAAGCAGCTCGTGCTCGACGCGGGGGCGGATGTCGCGGCATCCGTCATCTGCCACTCGATGGACGACCTGCTCGCCGGCGCCGAGAAGCTCGGCTACCCGCTCGTCGTGCGCCCGTCCTTCACGATGGGCGGCCTCGGCTCGGGCTTCGCGTACGACGAGGCCGATCTCCGCCGGATCGGCGGCGCGGGTCTGCACGACTCGCCGACCAATGAGGTGCTCCTGGAGGAGTCGATCCTCGGGTGGAAGGAGTACGAGCTCGAGCTCATGCGCGACACGGCCGACAACACGGTCGTCGTCTGCTCGATCGAGAACGTCGACCCGGTCGGCGTGCACACGGGCGACTCGATCACCGTCGCGCCGGCGCTCACGCTGACCGACCGCGAGTACCAGAAGCTCCGCGACATCGGCATCGACATCATCCGCGCCGTCGGCGTCGACACGGGCGGCTGCAACATCCAGTTCGCCGTCGACCCTGCCACCGGCCGCATCATCGTCATCGAGATGAACCCGCGCGTCTCGCGCTCGAGCGCTCTGGCGAGCAAGGCCACCGGCTTCCCGATCGCCAAGATCGCCGCCAAGCTCGCGATCGGGTACCGCCTCGACGAGATTCCCAACGACATCACGAAGGTGACGCCGGCGAGCTTCGAGCCGACGCTGGACTACATCGTCGTCAAAGTGCCCCGCTTCAACTTCGAGAAGTTCCCCGCCGCCGACACGACGCTCACGACGACCATGAAGTCGGTCGGCGAGGCGATGGCGATCGGCCGCAACTACACGACGGCGCTGCAGAAGGCGCTGCGGTCGCTGGAGAAGCGAGGATCGAGCTTCCACTGGAGTGACGAGTCGCGCTCGGTCGACGAGCTGCTCGAGGTCGCCAAGACCCCGACCGACGGCCGCATCATCGCGGTGCAGCAGGCCCTCCGCTTCGGTGCGACGGCCGAGCAGGTCTTCGAGGCGACGAAGATCGACCCCTGGTTCATCGACCAGATCGTCCTCATCAACGAGGTCGCCGCGTTCGTCAAGGACGCGGGGGAGCTGGATGCCGCGACCCTCCGCATCGCGAAGGAGCACGGCTTCAGCGACGCCCAGATCGCACAACTCCGCGGAGATTCGGAGCAGGAGGTGCGCGGCGTCCGCCACGGCTTCGGCATCCGGCCCGTCTTCAAGACCGTCGACACGTGCGCGGGGGAGTTCCCGGCGCTCACGCCGTACCACTACTCGAGCTACGACTTCGAGACCGAGGTCACGCCGTCCGACCGCACGAAGGTCGTCATCATCGGCTCCGGCCCCAACCGCATCGGCCAGGGCGTCGAGTTCGACTACTCGTGCGTGCACGCGTCGTTCGCCCTCTCGGACGCCGGGTACGAGACCGTCATGGTCAACTGCAACCCCGAGACCGTGTCGACCGACTACGACACGAGCGACCGCCTCTACTTCGAGCCGCTGACGCTCGAGGACGTCCTCGAGGTGCTGCACGCCGAGGCGCAGTCCGGCGAGATCCTCGGCGTCATCTGCCAGCTCGGCGGCCAGACGCCGCTCGGACTCGCGAAGGGCATCGAAGAGGCCGGCTACCGCATCCTCGGCACGAGCCCCGCCGCGATCGAGCTCGCCGAGGAGCGCGAGCTCTTCTCGCGCCTCCTCGACCGCGCCGGCCTCGTGGCTCCGCGCAACGGCACAGCGGTCGACGAGGCGGGCGCCATCGCGGTCGCCGAGGAGATCGGCTACCCCGTGCTCGTCCGCCCGTCGTTCGTGCTCGGCGGCCGCGGCATGGAGATCGTGTACTCGACGGAGGCGCTGCGCGACTACTTCGTGCGGATCGCCGACCAGGCGATCATCGGCCCGGGCCTGCCGCTGCTCGTCGACCGGTTCCTCGACGACGCCGTGGAGATCGACGTCGACGCGCTCTACGACGGGACCGAGCTCTACATCGGCGGCGTCATGGAGCACCTCGAGGAGGCCGGCATCCACTCCGGCGACTCGAGCTGCACCCTGCCGCCCATCTCACTCGGCCGCACCGAGATCGACCGCGTCCGCGAGGCGACGCACGCGATCGCCGAAGGCGTGGGAGTGCGCGGCCTGCTCAACGTGCAGTTCGCCGTCTCGGCCGGCGTGCTCTACGTCATCGAGGCGAACCCCCGTGCGTCGCGCACGGTGCCGTTCGTCTCGAAGGCGCTCGGCATCCCGCTCGCCAAGGCAGCCTCACGCATCATGGCAGGCGCCACGATCGCCGAGCTCAAGGCCGAGGGCGTCCTGCCCGATGTGGACGGCTCGCGCGTCCCGCTCGATGCGCCGGTCGCCGTCAAGGAGGCCGTGCTGCCGTTCAAGCGGTTCCGCACCAAGGAGGGGCTCATGGTCGACTCCGTCCTCGGTCCCGAGATGCGCTCGACGGGCGAGGTCATGGGCATCGACCGCGACTTCCCGACGGCGTTCGCGAAGAGCCAGGAGGCTGCCTACGGCGGCATGCCGCTCGAAGGCCGCGTGTTCATCTCGGTCGCCGACGACGACAAGCGCGCCGTCATCCTCCCTGCCCACCGCCTGCAGGAGCTCGGCTTCGACCTCGTGGCGACCGAGGGCACGGCCGAGATCCTCGCCCGCAACGGCATCGCCGTCGAGGTGGTGAGCAAGTACTCCGAGACGCAGGAGTCGGGCGACACGAACATCGTCGACCTCATCAACGCGGGCGAGATCGACATGATCGTCAACACGCCGAGCGGGGGAGCGGCGCGTGCCGACGGCTACGAGATCCGTGCGGCAGCGGTCGCCGCCGACAAGGCGCTGTTCACGACCATGGCGGTGCTCGGCGCGGCCGTGTCGGCGCTGCCCGTGCTGCGCGAGGGTTTCGACGTGAAGAGCCTCCAGGAGTACGCCGTCGAGCGGGCGGCACGTCTGTGA